From Kogia breviceps isolate mKogBre1 chromosome 2, mKogBre1 haplotype 1, whole genome shotgun sequence, one genomic window encodes:
- the GPBAR1 gene encoding G-protein coupled bile acid receptor 1, whose translation MTPNSTREMPSPIPTGALGLSLALASLIVAANLFLALGIARDHRLRSPPAGCFFLSLLLAGLLTGLALPVLPGLWNQSRRGYWPCLFLYLAPNFSFLSLLANLLLVHGERYMAVLWPLRPRGSTRMALLLTWAGPLLFASLPALGWNHWAPGANCSSQAVFPAPYLYLEVYGLLLPSVGAAALLSVRVLATARHQLQDIRRLERAVCRGVPSALARTLTWRQARAQAGATLLFGLCWGPYVATLLLSVLAYEQRPPLGPGTLLSLISLGSASAAAVPVAMGLGDQRYVAPWRAAAQRWLQVLRGRPRGSPGPSPAYHTSNQSSMDLDLN comes from the coding sequence ATGACACCCAACAGCACCAGGGAGATGCCCAGCCCCATTCCCACAGGGGCCCTGGGGCTCTCCCTGGCCCTGGCAAGCCTCATCGTCGCTGCCAACCTGTTCCTGGCCCTGGGCATTGCCAGGGACCACCGCCTGCGCAGCCCACCCGCTGGCTGCTTCTTCCTGAGCCTGCTGCTGGCCGGGCTGCTCACCGGGCTGGCGCTGCCCGTGCTGCCAGGCCTATGGAACCAGAGCCGCCGGGGCTACTGGCCCTGCCTCTTCCTCTACTTGGCTCCcaatttctccttcctctccctgcttGCCAACCTCCTGCTGGTGCACGGGGAGCGCTACATGgcagtgctgtggcctctgcgGCCCCGCGGGAGCACCCGGATGGCCCTGCTCCTCACCTGGGCTGGCCCCCTGCTCTTTGCCAGCCTGCCTGCCCTGGGCTGGAACCACTGGGCCCCTGGGGCCAACTGCAGCTCCCAGGCTGTCTTCCCAGCCCCCTACCTCTACCTCGAAGTCTATGGGCTCCTGCTGCCCTCCGTGGGCGCTGCCGCCCTTCTCTCGGTCCGCGTGCTGGCCACCGCCCGCCATCAGCTGCAGGACATCCGCCGGCTGGAGCGGGCCGTGTGCCGCGGCGTGCCCTCGGCCCTGGCCCGCACCCTCACCTGGCGGCAGGCCAGGGCACAGGCTGGAGCCACGTTGCTCTTCGGGCTGTGCTGGGGGCCCTACGTGGCCACCCTGCTCCTCTCCGTCCTGGCCTATGAGCAGCGCCCGCCGCTGGGGCCCGGAACTCTGCTGTCCCTCATCTCCCTGGGCAGCGCCAGTGCGGCAGCTGTGCCTGTGGCCATGGGGCTGGGTGATCAGCGCTACGTGGCCCCCTGGAGGGCGGCCGCCCAGAGGTGGCTCCAGGTGCTGCGGGGAAGACCCCGGGGCAGTCCTGGACCCAGCCCCGCCTACCACACCAGCAACCAAAGCAGCATGGACCTCGACTTGAACTAA
- the AAMP gene encoding angio-associated migratory cell protein isoform X1, producing the protein MESESESGATADTPPLETLSFHGDEEIIEVVELDPGPPDPADDLAQEMEDVDFEEEEEEEGNEEGWVLEPQEGVVGSMEGPDDSEVTFALHSASVFCVSLDPKTNTLAVTGGEDDKAFVWRLSDGELLFECAGHKDSVTCAGFSHDSTLVATGDMSGLLKVWQVDTKEEVWSFEAGDLEWMEWHSRAPVLLAGTADGNTWMWKVPDGDCKTFQGPNCPATCGRVLPDGKRAVVGYEDGTIRVWDLKQGNSIHVLKGTEGHQGPLTCVATNQDGSLILTGSVDCQAKLVSATTGKVVGVFRPETVASQPNLGEGEESESNSVESLGFCSVMPLAAVGYLDGTLAIYDLSTQTLRHQCQHQSGIVQLLWEVGTAVVYTCSLDGIVRLWDARTGRLLTDYRGHTAEILDFALSKDASLVVTTSGDHKAKVFCVQRPDR; encoded by the exons ATGGAGTCCGAATCGGAAAGCGGGGCCACCGCTGACACCCCTCCACTGGAGACCCTAAGCTTCCATGGTGATGAAGAGATTATCGAGGTGGTAGAACTGGATCCCGGTCCGCCGGACCCGG CAGACGATCTGGCCCAGGAGATGGAAGATGTGGActttgaggaagaggaagaagaagagggcaATGAGGAGGGCTGGGTTCTGGAACCCCAGGAAGGGGTGGTCGGCAGCATGGAGGGCCCAGACGATAGCGAGGTCACCTTTGCATTGCACTCGG CATCTGTGTTTTGTGTGAGCCTGGACCCCAAGACCAACACCTTGGCAGTGACAGGGGGCGAAGATGACAAAGCCTTTGTGTGGAGGCTCAGCGATGGGGAACTGCTCTTTGAGTGTGCAG GCCATAAAGACTCTGTGACTTGTGCCGGTTTCAGCCACGACTCTACCCTAGTGGCCACAGGGGACATGAGTGGCCTCTTAAAAGTGTGGCAGGTGGACACCAAGGAGGAGGTCTGGTCTTTTGAAGCAGGAGATCTGGAG TGGATGGAGTGGCACTCTCGGGCACCTGTCCTACTGGCGGGCACGGCTGACGGCAACACTTGGATGTGGAAGGTCCCGGATGGTGACTGCAAGACCTTCCAGGGCCCCAACTGCCCAGCCACCTGTGGCCGAGTCCTCCCTGACG GGAAGCGAGCTGTGGTCGGCTATGAAGATGGCACCATCCGGGTTTGGGACCTGAAGCAGGGAAACTCTATCCATGTACTAAAAG GGACCGAGGGTCACCAAGGCCCTCTGACCTGTGTTGCCACCAACCAGGACGGCAGCCTGATCCTAACTGGCTCTGTGGACTGCCAGGCCAAGCTGGTCAGTGCCACCACCGGCAAG GTGGTGGGCGTTTTCAGACCCGAGACCGTGGCCTCCCAGCCCAAtctgggagaaggggaggagagtgAGTCCAACTCCGTGGAGTCCTTGGGCTTTTGCAGTGT GATGCCTCTGGCAGCTGTTGGCTACCTGGATGGGACCTTGGCCATCTATGACCTGTCTACGCAGACCCTCAGGCACCAGTGTCAGCACCAG TCGGGCATCGTGCAGCTGCTCTGGGAGGTGGGCACCGCGGTGGTTTACACTTGCAGCCTGGACGGCATCGTGCGCCTCTGGGACGCTCGGACCGGCCGCCTGCTTACTGACTACCGGGGCCACACGGCCGAGATCCTGGACTTTGCTCTCAGCAA AGATGCCTCCCTGGTGGTGACCACGTCAGGAGACCACAAAGCAAAAGTATTTTGTGTCCAGAGGCCTGACCGCTAA
- the AAMP gene encoding angio-associated migratory cell protein isoform X2 encodes MESESESGATADTPPLETLSFHGDEEIIEVVELDPGPPDPDDLAQEMEDVDFEEEEEEEGNEEGWVLEPQEGVVGSMEGPDDSEVTFALHSASVFCVSLDPKTNTLAVTGGEDDKAFVWRLSDGELLFECAGHKDSVTCAGFSHDSTLVATGDMSGLLKVWQVDTKEEVWSFEAGDLEWMEWHSRAPVLLAGTADGNTWMWKVPDGDCKTFQGPNCPATCGRVLPDGKRAVVGYEDGTIRVWDLKQGNSIHVLKGTEGHQGPLTCVATNQDGSLILTGSVDCQAKLVSATTGKVVGVFRPETVASQPNLGEGEESESNSVESLGFCSVMPLAAVGYLDGTLAIYDLSTQTLRHQCQHQSGIVQLLWEVGTAVVYTCSLDGIVRLWDARTGRLLTDYRGHTAEILDFALSKDASLVVTTSGDHKAKVFCVQRPDR; translated from the exons ATGGAGTCCGAATCGGAAAGCGGGGCCACCGCTGACACCCCTCCACTGGAGACCCTAAGCTTCCATGGTGATGAAGAGATTATCGAGGTGGTAGAACTGGATCCCGGTCCGCCGGACCCGG ACGATCTGGCCCAGGAGATGGAAGATGTGGActttgaggaagaggaagaagaagagggcaATGAGGAGGGCTGGGTTCTGGAACCCCAGGAAGGGGTGGTCGGCAGCATGGAGGGCCCAGACGATAGCGAGGTCACCTTTGCATTGCACTCGG CATCTGTGTTTTGTGTGAGCCTGGACCCCAAGACCAACACCTTGGCAGTGACAGGGGGCGAAGATGACAAAGCCTTTGTGTGGAGGCTCAGCGATGGGGAACTGCTCTTTGAGTGTGCAG GCCATAAAGACTCTGTGACTTGTGCCGGTTTCAGCCACGACTCTACCCTAGTGGCCACAGGGGACATGAGTGGCCTCTTAAAAGTGTGGCAGGTGGACACCAAGGAGGAGGTCTGGTCTTTTGAAGCAGGAGATCTGGAG TGGATGGAGTGGCACTCTCGGGCACCTGTCCTACTGGCGGGCACGGCTGACGGCAACACTTGGATGTGGAAGGTCCCGGATGGTGACTGCAAGACCTTCCAGGGCCCCAACTGCCCAGCCACCTGTGGCCGAGTCCTCCCTGACG GGAAGCGAGCTGTGGTCGGCTATGAAGATGGCACCATCCGGGTTTGGGACCTGAAGCAGGGAAACTCTATCCATGTACTAAAAG GGACCGAGGGTCACCAAGGCCCTCTGACCTGTGTTGCCACCAACCAGGACGGCAGCCTGATCCTAACTGGCTCTGTGGACTGCCAGGCCAAGCTGGTCAGTGCCACCACCGGCAAG GTGGTGGGCGTTTTCAGACCCGAGACCGTGGCCTCCCAGCCCAAtctgggagaaggggaggagagtgAGTCCAACTCCGTGGAGTCCTTGGGCTTTTGCAGTGT GATGCCTCTGGCAGCTGTTGGCTACCTGGATGGGACCTTGGCCATCTATGACCTGTCTACGCAGACCCTCAGGCACCAGTGTCAGCACCAG TCGGGCATCGTGCAGCTGCTCTGGGAGGTGGGCACCGCGGTGGTTTACACTTGCAGCCTGGACGGCATCGTGCGCCTCTGGGACGCTCGGACCGGCCGCCTGCTTACTGACTACCGGGGCCACACGGCCGAGATCCTGGACTTTGCTCTCAGCAA AGATGCCTCCCTGGTGGTGACCACGTCAGGAGACCACAAAGCAAAAGTATTTTGTGTCCAGAGGCCTGACCGCTAA
- the PNKD gene encoding probable hydrolase PNKD isoform X3 — protein MAAVVAATALKGRGARNARVLRGILSGATANKASQNRTRALQSHSSPECKEEPEPLSPELEYIPRKRGKNPMKAVGLAWAIGFPCGILFFILTKREVDKDRLKQMKARQNMRASNTGEYESQRFRASSHHAPTPEARSGVQW, from the exons ATGGCGGCGGTGGTAGCTGCTACGGCGCTGAAGGGCCGGGGGGCGAGAAATGCCCGCGTCCTCCGGG GGATTCTCTCAGGAGCCACAGCTAACAAGGCTTCCCAGAACAGGACCCGGGCACTGCAAAGCCACAGCTCCCCAGAGTGCAAGGAGGAGCCTGAGCCCCTATCCCCTGAACTGGAATACATTCCCAGAAAGAGGGGCAAGAACCCAATGAAAGCTGTGGGACTAGCCTG GGCCATCGGCTTCCCCTGTGGTATCCTCTTCTTCATCCTCACCAAGCGGGAAGTGGACAAGGACCGTTTGAAGCAGATGAAGGCTCGGCAGAACATGCGGGCATCCAACACGGGCGAGTATGAGAGCCAGAGGTTCAGGGCCTCCTCCCATCATGCCCCAACTCCTGAAGCTCGGTCCGGGGTGCAGTGGTGA